A genomic segment from Aegilops tauschii subsp. strangulata cultivar AL8/78 chromosome 1, Aet v6.0, whole genome shotgun sequence encodes:
- the LOC109759801 gene encoding protein INCREASED PETAL GROWTH ANISOTROPY 1: MVAGRVKAAMGFQRSPATPKTSSRKAPAPAPAPSQNTAPVPAAARPQTPTPGRRPSGSPAPPSSGGKGGGSSFARSFGVYFPRSSAQVRPARAATAPEAAELARLVEELQERESRLRTELLEHKILKETVVIVPFLETELAAKSSELGRCRDAMSRLQAENARLRAELDAAVANVSSKEQRIAEMERRMAEMARPQRGGADDCSSSDGSMAGGGDTAAKPASKPVLPPPPPPPPPPPMPAHAKPKSYFSGSSRASPANSSSSGSSTPSCSSDTAASTGRKPELSKLPPIPPPPPPPPPSMPARATRSASASSSPSTSSGAAPAPPPPPPPPPLSGPCVRRVPEVVEFYHSLMRRDSKRDCGGGGACPEAGGTSGSGAANARDMIGEIENRSSHLIAIRSDVERQGDFIRFLIKEVEGAAFADIDDVVTFVKWLDVELSRLVDERAVLKHFDWPEQKADALREAAFGYRDLKKVEAEAAAFCDDPRQPCASALKKMQALFEKLEHGVYSLSRVRDGAMNRYRGYQIPWEWMQDTGIVSQIKIQSVKLARKYLRRVSSELEATQGGPDEEELMLQGVRFAFRVHQFAGGFDGDTMRAFQEIKEKANALQSQRDQQHLQQQRLAAGRS; encoded by the exons ATGGTGGCCGGCAGAGTCAAGGCGGCCATGGGCTTCCAGCGCAGCCCGGCCACGCCCAAGACATCCTCCCGCAAggcaccggcaccggcgccggcGCCGTCGCAGAACACCGCCCCTGtcccggcggcggcgcggccgcAGACGCCGACGCCCGGGCGGCGGCCCTCGGGCTCACCGGCCCCGCCCAGCTCGGGGGGCAAGGGCGGCGGCAGCTCCTTCGCGCGCTCCTTCGGGGTCTACTTCCCGCGCTCCTCCGCGCAGGTGCGGCCGGCGCGCGCGGCCACGGCGCCCGAGGCCGCCGAGCTCGCCCGCCTCGTCGAGGAGCTGCAGGAGCGCGAGTCCCGCCTGCGCACCGAGCTGCTCGAGCACAAGATCCTCAAGGAGACCGTCGTCATCGTGCCCTTCCTCGAGACCGAGCTCGCCGCCAAGAGCAGCGAGCTCGGCCGGTGCAGGGATGCCATGTCACGGCTCCAGGCCGAGAACGCCCGCCTCCGCGCCGAGCTCGACGCCGCCGTGGCGAATGTCTCCAGTAAAGAGCAGAGGATTGCCGAGATGGAGAGGCGGATGGCGGAGATGGCGAGGCCCCAGCGAGGTGGCGCCGACGATTGCTCGTCGTCGGACGGCTCcatggcgggaggaggcgacacGGCGGCTAAGCCAGCGAGCAAGCCcgttcttcctcctcctccaccaccacctccgccgccgccaaTGCCGGCACACGCCAAGCCCAAGTCCTACTTCTCCGGCTCATCCCGCGCTTCGCCGGCCAACTCGTCCTCATCCGGCTCATCGACGCCGTCCTGCTCGTCCGACACGGCGGCATCCACGGGCCGCAAGCCGGAGCTCTCCAAGCTGCCCCCGATacccccgccaccgccgccgcccccaccgtcAATGCCGGCGCGAGCAACCCGGAGCGCGAGCGCGAGCTCGTCCCCGTCGACCTCAAGCGGCGCCGCGCCGGCGCCCCCGCCCccgcctcccccgccgccgctcTCGGGCCCGTGCGTGCGGCGCGTCCCCGAGGTGGTGGAGTTCTACCACTCGCTGATGCGGCGGGACTCCAAGAGggactgcggcggcggcggcgcatgcCCCGAGGCCGGCGGCACGAGCGGCTCCGGCGCCGCGAACGCCCGGGACATGATCGGCGAGATCGAGAACCGCTCCTCCCACCTCATCGCG ATCAGGTCGGACGTGGAGAGGCAGGGCGACTTCATCCGCTTCCTCATCAAGGAGGTGGAGGGCGCCGCGTTCGCCGACATCGACGACGTCGTCACCTTCGTCAAGTGGCTCGACGTCGAGCTCTCCCGCCTC GTGGACGAACGGGCGGTGCTGAAGCACTTCGACTGGCCGGAGCAGAAGGCGGACGCGCTCCGGGAGGCGGCGTTCGGCTACCGCGACCTCAAGAAGGTCGAGGCCGAGGCGGCCGCGTTCTGCGACGATCCACGGCAGCCCTGCGCTTCTGCTCTCAAGAAGATGCAGGCCCTGTTTGAGAA GTTGGAGCATGGGGTGTACAGCCTGTCCCGTGTGCGCGACGGCGCCATGAACCGGTACCGAGGGTACCAGATCCCATGGGAGTGGATGCAGGACACCGGAATCGTCAGTCAG ATCAAAATCCAGTCAGTGAAGTTGGCAAGGAAGTATCTGAGAAGGGTTTCCTCCGAGCTCGAGGCTACGCAAGGCGGCCCCGACGAAGAAGAGCTCATGCTTCAGGGAGTCCGGTTCGCCTTCAGAGTACACCAG TTCGCGGGTGGATTCGACGGCGACACGATGCGGGCCTTCCAGGAGATCAAGGAGAAGGCGAACGCGCTCCAGTCGCAGCGCGACCAGCAGCACCTGCAACAGCAAAGGCTCGCCGCTGGCAGAAGCTGA